The Cinclus cinclus chromosome 3, bCinCin1.1, whole genome shotgun sequence genome has a window encoding:
- the SF3B5 gene encoding splicing factor 3B subunit 5, translated as MTDRYTIHSQLEHLQSKYIGTGHADTTKWEWLVNQHRDSYCSYMGHFDLLNYFAIAENESKARVRFNLMEKMLQPCGPPADKPDES; from the coding sequence ATGACGGACCGCTACACCATCCACAGCCAGCTAGAGCACCTGCAGTCCAAGTACATCGGCACGGGGCACGCCGACACCACCAAGTGGGAGTGGCTGGTGAACCAGCACCGCGACTCGTACTGCTCCTACATGGGCCACTTCGACCTGCTCAACTACTTCGCCATCGCCGAGAACGAGAGCAAAGCGCGCGTCCGCTTCAACCTGATGGAGAAGATGCTGCAGCCCTGCGGGCCGCCCGCCGACAAGCCCGACGAGTCCTGA